TGCCCTAGGTCTTCATTCTTTCCTCTACTACATGTATCTCTCTTCTCCCCTGAAACCTCTTACATTCTTTATAATTCTGTTCAGTTTGAGTATTGAAGCAATGTAGCGTTTGCTGGAATCAGCTGAACACAAGACAAAAACCACAAAAATAATCCTCCAGAATGTTAACATATTATTTCTCGTTTATGATACACAACCACTAGTTTTGTTTCCCTATAATTTGGTTATGAAAGTTTCTATATtggaaattggaatggtttcactTAATCATGAATTTTCATTATCTCTCtctttttgttttcttcatAGATCATGATCGTCCTCTTAGTAAGGTTGGGCAAGCTGACGCTACCAAAATTTCCTACAATCTTGAAAAATTGGGTTGGCTTCCAGAGCTAATTTTGTGCAGGTATgcatttagtttatttttttggtgACCGTGGTTTATTCTGTGGGGGATGCTAGCATGCCTCCCATTTTAAATCAAAGTGTTCTTAGTGGAATTCGAACCTGAGACCTTTGGTTTCCTAGGTTAAATCCTTTGCCACATGAGACAACACTGGTGGGTTGCATTTATTTGTTATAGTTCACAAAGAATAGATGCAATGATATTTGTTTTCCTCTAGGATTCATGGATGGCTAAAAATCTAAACAGTTGaagttttatatgtttttttcgtCTTAATATAGCGACGCAATCAGAACCAAAGAAACGCTCAAGATAATGCAGGAGAAAGTGAAGGCATTTCTTGAGGCCAAGGTGCATTTCATTTCAAGCTTTTATTCAGTAGCAGCAATGGACGGTCAGACCGCTGGCCATCTTGAACAAGCCATTTGTAAATATTCAGGAAATGAGATTCTTACAATTATGTGAGTTGTACTGCCTTTAGTAGCGGCTGCTTCTTGGATACAATATCATATCCCATTCAATAAGTTAAACATGCATATAAATTTCTACTTCACAAAATGgtcaaagaaaatgaaaattttcatttcatgCCCTTTGGTTTGGATAATGTTAAGAgg
This is a stretch of genomic DNA from Impatiens glandulifera chromosome 4, dImpGla2.1, whole genome shotgun sequence. It encodes these proteins:
- the LOC124936770 gene encoding uncharacterized protein At3g52155, chloroplastic isoform X2, whose translation is MNFHYLSLFVFFIDHDRPLSKVGQADATKISYNLEKLGWLPELILCSDAIRTKETLKIMQEKVKAFLEAKVHFISSFYSVAAMDGQTAGHLEQAICKYSGNEILTIMCMGHNRGWEEAATMLSGTPVELKTCNAALLEATGTSWEEAFSSAGFGGWKLQGIVKPNSESSIMTL